The genomic window TGGCCTGTTCTCTGTCATgtctctgctcatgctcagttGCCCCCTTCTCAGAGATCTTCCCTGATCCCCCTGTCTAAAAACCCAGGTGGAAAATTGAGTGGCTATGGGGTAGGGTAGGGGACCGAGAAAGACATTTCATTGTATGCCATTTTGTACCCTGTGAATTTTGAACCAAGTGAACTTATGACCCATTCAAAAATTGAAAAACCAAAgtagcccccctcccccagacatcTTATCACCTtgccctgttttattttcctcgGGACACTTATCAGTGTCTAAGATGATATATCAATTCTCTTGTTCGCTGTCTTCCCACACACTAGTTGGTGGGTCCGTCAGGGGTGGGAATCTCAGTGGTTCTGCCTGGGTGATGGCTGTGAGCCGGGTCTTACACACAGCAGGTACCCAATCCATATTTGCCAAATGAGAAGACAAataatgttgttgtttttctacaagagaaatttattttgagttatataattaaaatttaataatactcTCCCCAATCTCCccctaaaacatgaaaaataggaaaggaagaggtTATTGAACTGTGCGATCTTTTTTGTTCTTAAgtgtacttatttacttattattattttttaaacgtttatttttatttttgagacagagagagacagagcatgaacgggggagggtcagagagagagggagacacagaatctgaaacaggctccaggctctgagcagtcagcacagagcccgacgcagggctcgaactcacagaccgtgagatcatgacctgagccgaagtcggacgctcaaccgactgagccacccaggcgccccacttattattatttttttgagagagacagaagagtgcgtgcaagtgggggaggggaagaggggagagagagagagagggagagagcgagaatcccgaGCACGCTCTGTGCTAtcaacatagagcccgatgcagggctggatcccatgaactgcaggatcatgacctgagctgagatcaaaagtcagacccttgaccaactgagccacccaagcaccctgaacTGTGTGATCACCTAAGGGTCCATTCAGCCCGAAAATACTTCAAAAACATTGGATTTGGGgtggtttgatttttgttttttgttttcagatggaGAGTGGAATTTCCCCTCTCATGAGACTTTCTGCGAGAGGGAAGTAGGAGAAGGGGAAATAAACATTCTGGGGTTCCTCCATCGGTCTGTCTTCCTTCCGCCGATCTGTGTAGCTGGGGAAAGGGAGTTTTCTTCCTTAGTGACCTTGAGGCCCCAAGTGGCAGAGGGTCCCCAGAGGGCAACAGCTGTCAGGCCTCCAAGTCCAAGGAAGAGTTTGAATGGGTGCCAGTGGGTTTTCTGGCCCCATTTGGGCCCTTCTGTAACACAAAAGGTGGGAAATGGCCAATAGGAACCTTTTCTtgggtctctgtgtctgttcccCTGTGATCTGGAAGCTGTGCTCTTGTTTTCCTTTGAGGGACTGCCTTTCCCCATCTCTCAATCCATCAGGTTTGGGTGGAGTGGACCTCAGCCTGTGGCGCTTGGGGTGGGCATGTGACCCCAGCCTGGCCAATCAGAGACACACTGACTGGTCGGCCATGTGGTCCAGTGTGGCCAGTGAGTTCTCAGCTCCCGGGAACCTGGGGTACTCCCTCCACTGGGGATGTTGGGCTCCTGGGCCAGGAGGCTAGTGCTGCTACTCTCTGCTACCGCATGCGGAAGTCCACGCAGAGCAAATAAAACTAAGAGATGGTTCCTGATAACGTTATCTGACAACTGGATGTAGTCATGCCTCGAACTCTTCAATTACTTGACCCATTAAGTTCCCTGTCTTGCATTCCCAGGTGGAATTGGGCTTCTGTCAATTACAACGCAAACAATGCTGACAAATACATCCTTCTGCTGCTGGGAAACTATCAACAGTCCTCTCCCTGAACTGCCTTCTCCGCCGTGCAAAGGACTGCAGGCTTGAGCCCCAGCTCCCTCCATCCCATTGAGGTGGtgactcccacccccccccacccccgccttcgTTTATGTGGTTCCACCCACCACCTCTTGGGACAGCTCCAAATTCTTGTAGGCTACGTGGGACCAATTCACCACTTCTCTCCTCCGAGACCCAGACCATCCTCGGAGACATCCCAGTGGTTTCTGCAGCACACCCAGTCTTTGGGATTGGTCATAAACATTCCTCGAATTTTTCTGCCTTACTTATGGATGAAGGGGGTGGTGTTTGGGATGATGCATGGGGCTTTACAGAGCAATGCAGGGGACACATTTGTTGGGAGGAGGAGCAGTCTTCTCTGCTTCTgcatcaccccacccccaccccgccccgccccgccccgccccgcccgtgCCCTGCCTCATCGTGTCTAGCACATTGCTTCAGGGCCAGGAGTGAGAATTTATTAACATATGAGGCAAGTCCCTTGTCTCCTCTGGCCTCAATTTCCCCAACACTAAAGGTAGGAGTGCTGCGTCACATGTTTCTAAGAGAAACATTCAAGAACAGAGGGTCCTTACCTGCCAGCGCCCTCCTGAGGCCTGGCAGAGCCGAGAATAAGCTTCAGCAATGACAGCGAccctggagagcagagagagacccTCAGGAGGGGATCCTCCTTCTAgtacccctccccccattccaCCTCACCGCACCCCGACTCACTTGCAGTAGAGCCCTCCCCCAGGAGGTAAATCTGGGATGTCCTCTGAGGCCAGAGTCCTGAAAACCGTGTTCAGGCTGGGGGGCTCCTGAGCAGAGGAATACAGCTCTGAGAAGGAGGCAAGGATTATGGGAGTGTCCTTGCTTACCGGCCACCCCTCCCGCTATGCTTTTGGAGCCTGCTCACCAGAGACCCTGCGGCCCAGGGCTGCGTCCAGCGCTAGCTCCTTCCTGATTGCCTCCTCACAAGGCCTGGGGGCCCCGGGGAAGCAGACCAGGACGCAGGTCATGTTGTCCAAGCTGCCCTGGgggaagtggagaaaagagagccCGGTGGGACACGGTCGAATGCCCCAGCACGCCTCCACGCCCTTGGAAGCGGAGCCTCCCGACAATCTCAGCGTTCTAGTGCCCTCTTGCCCAATCTGGTTGGACACATTTCTCTCAAATCTTGCCCACCTGCCAGTCTAACCCAAGCCCTCTCCCCAGGACCAATCACCTAGACCACGCCCTCTCACTGTCCTAGCCAATCCCCATCAGAGAGCCACGCCCCTTCTCCGCAGCTCCTCCCACTGCTGTCTAGCTGCTCTTCCTTCTGGCACTAATCATACTTCAGGACCCAACTCCTAAATCCGAGGCAGTCCCGTTCCAGAAGGCCACGCCCTTTCTCTCAAGTCCCTCCCACTTACCTATCCTGCGTTACTGCTCTCCCATCTTGACTCAAGGCGGCCCTCAGTCTCCACCCTCTCCATATTTTGGTCCTGCCCACTCCGGCAGGCCACTCCCTTTAGTGGAGTCCTAAACTCTGGTTGAGGAAGCCTCTAAAACTCCCTCCTCCTTAGATCCTTTAACTTCTTCCCCTCAATGACTCCAAGCCCCGCCCCGAGGACCTTGCAGAGACACGTGTCCAATAGCTGCGCGCAGAGAAGTTCCGGGGCCAGGCCCAGGCAGAGGCGCGATGCCACCAGTCTCGCCAGGGCAGCGCCAGACATCGCGTCCCACACACCGTCAGAGGCCAATAGCATGAACTCGTCCTCAGCCTGGCGAGCCAGGGCGGTCACCTCAGGCTCCGCGGAAACGAGCTGCAGCTCAGGAGGCCTTCCCGGAGCCTCTTTGTAAGCAAAGTCGCCCAGGGCCCGGGATACCGCCAGAGAGCCTTCGAGGCGCCGGCGGCGGATGGTGCCTCCCGCGTTGTGGATGCGCTCGCGTTCCCGAGGCCGGAGAGGCCGATGGTCCTCGGTGCTGAAGGCCACAGCGCCGGCGCGACTCAGCATCGCTCGGGAGTCACCACAGTGCGCCAGGTACAGAAAACGCGGGGAGACGAGCAACGCCACGGCGGTGGAGCCCCCCGGCTCGCCACGAGGCCAGAGCGCACGCAGGCGCGCGTCTGCGTTCAGGAAGGCTCGACGCAGCGCCCCGCGCACTCCCTCGGGCTCGTCGGGCGCGGTGCCCAGCGCCTCAAACACGTGGCCAGGCAGGTGGCGCGCGCCGAAGAGGGCGGCTCGCGCCCCGCCGTGGCCATCGAGGACCGCGAAGAAAGCCCAGCCTGGGGGTAGCCCGGGCAGAGCGAGCCAAGCGCAATGCGCGTCCTCCATGTGCGCGCGCCAGCCCTGCACAGCGCTCGCCCCAAAGCGCAGTCCCCAAGACGCGGCCGCACCCCCGTGTGGCCGCTGGAAGCATCGCGGCGCGTCCAGGAGCGACCGAGGCCCGTCGTGAGTCCTccgtccctcctcctcctcctcttctgcctcctgtTCTTTGCGAGCTGACCAAAGGAGACATTCCAGCAGGCGGGCAAAGGCCGCCATCCTTCAGCCCTGGGATCAGGAAGCCTCCACCCTGCAtttgcccccccgccccgccaccacTCCATTAATCCCCTCCACTGTGAGATTTTAAACCACCTAAATCTCCTTCCTATGTCCTTGACCTGCACTCGAGTTACTAGAAGGGATTGGACTCCTGGGTGTCCTCTCTCCTGCACCTTCAAAGCGAAGGTTGGGATCTGGGTCAcggaaaatcattaaaaaaattagcactTACCACGTGCTACCACGATTTTGCATCGTCTCCGATTTagtgaagaggaaactgagtcatagaAGTAAACAGTGTTGCAGGGAAACGAATTCTAGAATCAGTGTTTTCCACTTTGGGTTTCGGGTCCCCAACCTTGCTCCCTCTAAGCTCCGCCCACTTCCGTGGTCCCGCCCCCAGCctcaaaaatctttaaatgctttcttttttagttcGACCCCTCCACTTCTGGGTCTTGCCCCGGGACTTCAGTTGCTTCTTTTCCAGTTCCTGTCCATCCATTCAAGCACACAGCCTCAGACATCCTAATCTTCTCCGTTCTAGCTCCGCCTCTTAACTACAGGCTCAGCCGCTACTTTGTGGTGAGCCAAAGCTGGCCTCCTCTCGGTGGGTTACGCCTACCTTCTGGGCCGTGTCCCCAACCCTGCATGTTGTTATGTATTTTCTCTAGGCCACACCTCTACCTCCTGGGTCTTTGACCCCGCCCAACTACCTGCATCATTCTAAATTAATTTAAGCTCCAGCCATATCTGAGCTCCTCCCCTTTTCTCAAACTTTCGGAGTAGTTTCTCCTGCCCCCTTTCCCACTCCCTCTTAGGATCTCAGCTCAGACCCTACCTCAGAGCGGTAGGATCTTTATACCCTCTCCTGAAAACCTCCCCTGGCTCCGCCCCAACCCACTCTGAGATCCACGCCCCCATTCTAGGTTCCTTCATCATTTTCCCTCCTGAGCCCCTCTCACTACCCTATCCTAGGCTCCGCCTCTCTGCCGCTAGAGGCCGCCCCCTCTTCCATCTAGGCCCCGCCCTTCAGACCGCCTTCCGCGCCTTTTCCGCCGGGTGGTCTAACCTTCTAGCCCCGCCCCTTTCGGAGAAAAGCCACGCCCACCTCCCCATGCCCCTGGGTGTTTACCCGCCTCCCCCCCCTCCGCCCTTCCTCAGGTCCCGCCCCTCTCGTcctctggccccgcccccggccccgcgctGCAGTGCCTTCCCAGCCgcggccccgcccgcccccgccgaGCGGAGcagagggcggcggcggcggcggctgctgctgGAGCGGCccgggaggaggaggcggcgagGATGGCGGCGGCGTCGTGGGCGCGGCGGAGATGAGCGCCCgaggccccaggcccagggcgGCGTGGCCGGAGTGGGCGGGGGTCCCGATGCAGGCCCGAGGAGGGCCATGGGGCAGGTCCTGCCGGTCTTCGCCCACTGCAGTGAGTAGGGGGAGGCTCAGGCCGGGTGTGGGGCTCACAGGCCCGGGTGGGCTCCTCCCCAGTAACCCCTCGGTGCCGGGCCGCGGGAGAattgggatgggggaggaggcgaaggagacaaaggaagctctcccctccccccgcattCTAGCGGCGACGGGGGCGACCTGACCCGGAGGACCTGAGTGAGtcaaggaggaggtggggggcactGAAATAGCTGGCGGTGGGGGGGAGCGCCGGGCTCTGGGATATGGCGCCGGACCCCACCCAGAGATGAGGACGCTCGCCGGGAGCTGTCCCCTCGCCCTGGTGCTGGCCGCAGGCGGCGGGGAGGGGAGTTGAATGGAGGGGTAGAACCGAGATAGAGAAGAGGGATCTAGCCCCCACATCATCCATCTTCGCATCCCACCTCCGTTTTCTGCCCAGACTCAGAGGCTGCCCCGACCTCGCCCAAATTGTCCAATATCCCGTCCCTTGGACACAACCATCCCTGGGTTggggccaggactcctgggtcctTAGTGGGCTTTACCACTGATTCGTAGTAACCCATTTCACTCCGAGCCTCTAAGTCCCAGCCTCCGACTCCCCAGCTGCCAAAACGAGGTGGGAGCAGGGGGTATCTGATTTCGGTTTCCAAACAGCATTAAGCATCTCCTGTAGGCAAAGCCCAAGGCTAGCTCTGAGGGGCTAGGTTCCACAATTGAAACTGCCTTCCCTGATCCCCACGATCTCTGAGACCTGATCCCCACGATCTCTGAGACCCCACTGAGATCTCTAACAGTCCTCGTCTAACATTCTCTGTCTCACACCCCTGTGGCTCCCACAGCAGAGAATTTCAGCATTCTCAGACCTAGCCACTTGCATATCATAGGAGTTCAGATGCCAAAATTCCAAGAATTTGTTATTTCAGCATTTTAGAGTATCATCCCCACATTCTAAGATCGTGTCCTTACCTTGGCTTACAAAGGAAGGCCCTACATGATCCCCACCACGACCACCACTCTGCCTTCGTCTCCCACCCAATCCCTCTTTTCCAGTCATACCTTCACACCTCCCTGTTCCTCAAATATGCCCAACGTAGTgcctgcctcagggcttttgcactgggcttttttctctgcctggaagacTCTTCCCTGGACATCTGTATGGCTTCCTCACTTCATtcgtctctgctcaaatgtcatcttatcAAAGAAGTCTTCCTGGAGTGCTTGGCCgcctcagttggtgaagcatgcaactcttgatcttggggccatcGGTTCGAACCCTACCTTGGTCGTAGAGCTCactaagagaaagagaaggaaaaggagaaaaggaggaagaggaggaagaagaagaaggagaagaggaagaagaagaagaggaggagggggaggaaggagaggaagaaggtcTTCCTGACCACCCTGTCTGAAATAACACCCTCTCAAtttctctcccctcaccctgctttatttttctctacacACTTAGCACCCAACATCATATATTTAATCCTGTATTGTCTATCTCCCCCGTGGAGTGTTATACGAGGGCagggtttttgtctgttttgttcacattTGTATTCTCAgtctaaaacagtgcctggtatacagcaggtgctcaataaatggttgtGGAAAGAATGAACTAACTGAAACTTCCTAAAAGTCCTAATTTGAAGATTCTAAGATTAAGACTCCTGGATCTTTGAAGCCTGAGCCCCTGATAGCAGTATAGTAAGGTTTTACGGTCTGTATGCAGAATGTTCTAAAGGTCCTGTGATTCAAATATTCTAAGATTCCTTAACTCGGACCATCCAAGTTTCCAGGACTGGCACACTTCTGTGATTTCGACAGGCTAAGCTTCTAAGAATCTTCGATTCTTTCCCTCTCGCAGAAGAAGCTCCGTCTACAGCCTCTTCTACCCCTGACTCCACAGAAGGTAAGTGGAGGGGGAGGACGTGAGAGCGGGACTTGAAGGGGCTCACAgttggggggagggttggggagagTGGGCCAGGGCCCTGCTTCGCGCAGCTTATGTCCCCCTTTGCTGACTGCAGGAGCGAACGACGACTCGGATTTTCGGGAGCTTCACACGGCCCGAGAATTCTCAGAGGACGACGAGGAAGAGACCACGTCGCAGGACTGGGGCACCCCCAGGGAGCTGACCTTCTCCTACATCGCCTTCGACGGTGTGGTGGGCTCTGGGGCGCGCCGGGATTCAGCTgcccgccgcccccggccccagGGCCGCTCAGTCTCAGAACCGCGAGACCCACCCCCTCAGCCTGGCCTGGGCGACAGCTTGGAGAGCATCCCCAGCCTGAGCCAATCCCCGGAGCCTGGGCGCCGCGGTGACCCCGACACTGCCCCTCCGGTAGAACGCCCCCTGGAGGATCTAGGGCTCCAGCTCGACCGGCTGGACTGGGCGGCCCGGGGAGCAGGGTCCGGGGAAGATTCTGCCACCAGTAGCTCCACTCCGCTGGAGAACGAGGAGCCTGACGGATCGGAGGTTGGAGAGGCTGGGAAAGGTGAGATGTCCGAGGTTCTGGGATCGAAGCCACCAGGGGTGGGTGGTCTCTCCTCAGGGCACCTCCAAGGCGAAAGCTCACACAGCCTTCTCTCTCTAACTGCCAGAACTGGACCTGCAACACGGAGTCCCTCAGTCTCCGCCTCCGGCAGTCTTGACTCCGCAGCCCAGCCCTGGCTCTGGAACTCCCCAGGCGGGTACCCCGTCCCCATCCCAACCCCGGGATTCGAACTCTTGGCCTGATGAGCCCTCACTGGACCAGAAAGAGGAAGAGCCGTGGGGGCCTCTGGAGCGGGAGCCAATCACGGGGCAGTGCCTGGATAGCACGGACCAATCAGAATTCACATTGGAACCACTCCTTCTAGGTAAAGTAAAGGTTCTTTTTTGAATCACAGAGAGGATAGGAGAAATGGAACTTAAAGGGACCAACCTTGCGAAGGAATTGAGGAGGCGGAGAAGAGGAGGTGTGGGTGTTGGCTAGGTATAAActccatcctttaaaaaaaattttttttcccgtTATCTAAGATTGCCATTGGCTCTTTATATAGTTCGCCCTCCCACTTGAGAAGTTAGCCCTGCTTTGAGCCTTAGGATTGGCTGattgctaaaataataataataataataataataataataataataatagtaatccCTCTTTTGGAGTGCTCCTCCTAGAGGCTGACTTTGGACAGGACAgcttcccggggggggggggggggggggggggggggctgtcttCTGGATGTGGCCGTGGGGCATTTATAAGTAAACTCTACGCCTTTTAAAAACTCTCCTCTTGCCTCACCGTATCCACTGGCCAGTGGGATATAGACCCCACCTTTCTCTAAAATACGCTTAGCTTCCATAAACGCCCTGGGTTGGTGATAGACATCACTGCTTTCGGGTGTTTACAAAAGAGCCACCCCTTTTGGGAACTGTCCCCACCCCTGTGGAGAGCCATTGGCTGGGTCCAGAGGGGCCCCGCCCCCTATTCCCTGGCTCCGGGTTCCCCCGAAGTGGGCAAAATCCCTGAGAAGTAGCGGTGTCCGCAGCCTCTCACTCACTCGGAGCGGAGATGGGGAGTAAAGGTGGGCTTTCGGAGCGGGCTGGGGGGACTGGGGTTGGGGGACTGTGTAAATGGGTCCAGATTCTCTCTTATGTCCCTCAAATCTGCCGGTATGTTTCCTACTGGTCCCGGATTCCCCAGCGctgcaggctggggctggggggctgcaGGGGTGTCTAGAGAGGGCGTGGAGGGAGCGTGGGGTCCTCTCTCCCCGGGGCAGAGGCTTTGGGGCCCAAGAGCAgggaggccccctcccccagcctcaggcCCAGGCGGTGCTGTCACTCAGGAGCTGGACAGGCCAGCACAGCTGTgggccaggccccctccccccagcgtGCCTAAACTTAGCCCCCGCCTCAGGCGAcccggcccctcctccacccactgGCACAGGCCTTGGGGAGCCTGCAG from Panthera tigris isolate Pti1 chromosome E2, P.tigris_Pti1_mat1.1, whole genome shotgun sequence includes these protein-coding regions:
- the PPM1N gene encoding probable protein phosphatase 1N isoform X1, with product MAAFARLLECLLWSARKEQEAEEEEEEGRRTHDGPRSLLDAPRCFQRPHGGAAASWGLRFGASAVQGWRAHMEDAHCAWLALPGLPPGWAFFAVLDGHGGARAALFGARHLPGHVFEALGTAPDEPEGVRGALRRAFLNADARLRALWPRGEPGGSTAVALLVSPRFLYLAHCGDSRAMLSRAGAVAFSTEDHRPLRPRERERIHNAGGTIRRRRLEGSLAVSRALGDFAYKEAPGRPPELQLVSAEPEVTALARQAEDEFMLLASDGVWDAMSGAALARLVASRLCLGLAPELLCAQLLDTCLCKGSLDNMTCVLVCFPGAPRPCEEAIRKELALDAALGRRVSELYSSAQEPPSLNTVFRTLASEDIPDLPPGGGLYCKVAVIAEAYSRLCQASGGRWQKGPNGARKPTGTHSNSSLDLEA
- the PPM1N gene encoding probable protein phosphatase 1N isoform X3, which translates into the protein MAAFARLLECLLWSARKEQEAEEEEEEGRRTHDGPRSLLDAPRCFQRPHGGAAASWGLRFGASAVQGWRAHMEDAHCAWLALPGLPPGWAFFAVLDGHGGARAALFGARHLPGHVFEALGTAPDEPEGVRGALRRAFLNADARLRALWPRGEPGGSTAVALLVSPRFLYLAHCGDSRAMLSRAGAVAFSTEDHRPLRPRERERIHNAGGTIRRRRLEGSLAVSRALGDFAYKEAPGRPPELQLVSAEPEVTALARQAEDEFMLLASDGVWDAMSGAALARLVASRLCLGLAPELLCAQLLDTCLCKGSLDNMTCVLVCFPGAPRPCEEAIRKELALDAALGRRVSGAPQPEHGFQDSGLRGHPRFTSWGRALLQGRCHC
- the PPM1N gene encoding probable protein phosphatase 1N isoform X2, coding for MAAFARLLECLLWSARKEQEAEEEEEEGRRTHDGPRSLLDAPRCFQRPHGGAAASWGLRFGASAVQGWRAHMEDAHCAWLALPGLPPGWAFFAVLDGHGGARAALFGARHLPGHVFEALGTAPDEPEGVRGALRRAFLNADARLRALWPRGEPGGSTAVALLVSPRFLYLAHCGDSRAMLSRAGAVAFSTEDHRPLRPRERERIHNAGGTIRRRRLEGSLAVSRALGDFAYKEAPGRPPELQLVSAEPEVTALARQAEDEFMLLASDGVWDAMSGAALARLVASRLCLGLAPELLCAQLLDTCLCKGSLDNMTCVLVCFPGAPRPCEEAIRKELALDAALGRRVSGAPQPEHGFQDSGLRGHPRFTSWGRALLQVSRGAVRWNGGRGTRRRIPS
- the RTN2 gene encoding reticulon-2 — encoded protein: MGQVLPVFAHCKEAPSTASSTPDSTEGANDDSDFRELHTAREFSEDDEEETTSQDWGTPRELTFSYIAFDGVVGSGARRDSAARRPRPQGRSVSEPRDPPPQPGLGDSLESIPSLSQSPEPGRRGDPDTAPPVERPLEDLGLQLDRLDWAARGAGSGEDSATSSSTPLENEEPDGSEVGEAGKELDLQHGVPQSPPPAVLTPQPSPGSGTPQAGTPSPSQPRDSNSWPDEPSLDQKEEEPWGPLEREPITGQCLDSTDQSEFTLEPLLLVADLLYWKDTRTSGVVFTGLMVSLLCLLHFSIVSVTAHVALLLLCGTISLRVYRKVLQAVHRGDGANPFQAYLDVDLTLTREQMERLSQQIASRVVSLAIQLRHFFLVEDIVDSLKLALLFYILTFVGAVFNGLTLLILGVIGLFTVPFLYRQHQAQMDQYVGLVTNQLSHIKAKIRAKIPGSGALASAAAAVSGSKAKAE